In Mycobacterium stomatepiae, the following are encoded in one genomic region:
- a CDS encoding wax ester/triacylglycerol synthase family O-acyltransferase has protein sequence MSAPRRLSRAARKRRASDVDTQRDHSLAFGDNGFFTLHRAIGCNAVIQCVWVYDTDIDLDGLKQFHHNLGLGLLRRRIERSPLKFARNRWVLGEKPVDIDIAECARPRAELSDWADERSLVPVDPERGPGWHLGVLPLTDGSTAVTLVCSHYLIDGFGLIAEVTDAVLGNTRDLGLPPPDSRTRRRALAQDARRTIRDVPEVARAAAAVTKRARRLRGAGQPSVSPPTNVNVNVNVNEGDDDDTVVAPTVTIQVSLDDWQACADALGGTTQTLVAGWTAKFAERMGRQRPGDGAVTLSLPISGRPAGETHANATSFVTTSVTTSLDPTLVTIDLREVRAGIRQGLRTLREAGDDSSQYLRLVGFRRKRVWKRMFDAMFADPNSTVICSYLGEVDPVFCRLDGTDSEWIMARVVNQHESRQCLERAGGQMVVQSWLLQDSIRLSIYAYQPGAQNTRRALYELAEKTLADFGLAGTVD, from the coding sequence GTGTCAGCCCCCCGGCGCCTTTCACGAGCCGCTCGTAAACGCCGCGCATCCGACGTTGATACACAACGGGACCATTCGCTCGCTTTCGGCGATAACGGCTTTTTCACATTGCATCGCGCCATCGGGTGCAATGCGGTTATCCAATGTGTGTGGGTTTATGACACCGATATCGACCTCGATGGCCTCAAGCAGTTTCACCACAATCTCGGTCTGGGGCTATTGCGACGGCGTATCGAGCGTTCGCCGCTGAAGTTTGCCCGGAATAGGTGGGTGTTAGGCGAGAAACCGGTGGACATCGATATCGCTGAGTGCGCCCGTCCACGCGCTGAACTCAGTGATTGGGCTGATGAGCGCTCACTAGTGCCCGTAGACCCGGAGCGCGGTCCCGGTTGGCATCTCGGTGTTCTTCCCCTGACGGACGGTTCGACCGCGGTTACCTTGGTGTGTTCCCACTATCTAATCGATGGTTTCGGGCTTATCGCCGAGGTCACCGATGCGGTCTTGGGCAACACACGCGATCTGGGTTTGCCGCCGCCGGATTCGCGCACTCGACGGCGCGCGCTCGCTCAGGACGCCCGCCGGACCATACGGGATGTACCGGAAGTTGCCCGTGCGGCTGCCGCGGTGACAAAACGGGCTCGTCGCCTTCGAGGTGCTGGCCAGCCATCGGTATCGCCTCCCACCAACGTCAACGTCAACGTCAACGTCAACGAAGGCGACGACGATGACACCGTCGTCGCGCCCACTGTCACGATCCAGGTCAGCTTGGATGATTGGCAGGCTTGTGCGGACGCTCTTGGCGGGACGACTCAGACGTTAGTTGCCGGGTGGACTGCGAAATTTGCGGAGCGCATGGGGCGTCAACGTCCTGGTGACGGTGCCGTCACTTTGTCCTTGCCGATTAGCGGGCGCCCGGCGGGGGAGACGCATGCGAACGCAACGTCATTTGTAACCACTTCGGTGACCACTAGCCTCGATCCGACGCTGGTAACGATAGATCTGCGTGAGGTGCGTGCCGGCATCAGGCAGGGGCTGAGGACGCTACGGGAGGCGGGCGATGATTCATCGCAGTACCTCCGGTTGGTTGGGTTCAGGAGGAAGCGGGTGTGGAAACGGATGTTCGATGCGATGTTCGCCGACCCTAATTCCACGGTGATTTGCTCTTACCTCGGCGAGGTGGACCCGGTGTTCTGTCGTCTTGACGGCACTGACTCTGAGTGGATCATGGCGCGAGTGGTCAACCAGCACGAAAGTCGACAGTGCCTTGAACGAGCCGGCGGCCAAATGGTCGTGCAGTCTTGGCTCCTCCAAGACTCGATTCGGCTCAGTATCTACGCTTATCAACCGGGTGCACAGAACACACGGCGGGCCTTGTATGAGTTGGCTGAAAAGACACTGGCTGACTTCGGCCTGGCTGGCACCGTCGACTAA